GTGCCGCCGGAGGAGCGCTTCGGGCGCTCGCTGGCGTACCTCCGCTTCGGCGCGCCGGGCGCCGCGGCGCGGGCGCGCCTGGAGGACCGCTACGGCTGGAGCTACAAGCCGGGCCTGCTCCACCGCCGGGCCCTGCGCACGCTCGCCACGGGAGAGATGCAGCCCGGCACCGCCATCGCGCTGGGCGCGAACCTGGGCACCGGCGCCAGCCTGCGCACCTACGTCCGCGACCGTTTCGGCGATGCTCGGTTCGGCGTGCTGTGGCGCTCGGACGAGCCGTTCGACGCCGCGGTCCCGCACGCCCTGGGCATCTCCGAGCGCGACCTGCTCGCCGCGTGGGAGGCGAGCCTCTACGCGTCCGGCCCGGACCCGAAGGCCGGGCCGGACGGAGGCGACGTGCTGGCGGGCATCGCCTGGGGGATCGTGGCCCTGCTCGCCGGCGTCCTCGTCGCGCGGCGCAGGGAAGTCGCCTGACCGCCGCGCATCCGCCGCCAGCCGTCCGCCGAGCGAGCAATCGCACGAGACTTCTCGTTGGAAGCCAACGCGTCGCATCCACCGACCCCTCCCCTTGCAACTTCGCGGTCGGCGGCTGCGTACGTGCTCCCGTTCCTCCATCTGTTTCTCCGGGTCGGTCGGTGCACATCTCCCGGACTGCCGTGCGTCCGTCCCGGGTCGGGAGATGCGGAGCGCTCGTCGGATGCGGGAGATGCGGGGCGGACGAGCGGCGGAGCGGGGATGCACCACCGGTCCGCATCTTCCGGAAGCGGTTCGTGCGATGAAGGAGGAAGAACGGAGGTACGGCAGATGCTGTCCCTCTGTCCAACATACCGATGACGACGTAAATCAATGCAGGACCCGGCGCGCGCGAAGGCGCGCGGCCGGCCGACGCTGTCCGGGCGGAGCTTCGTCCCATCACGCCGGGGGCCCGCACGTGGCTCCGCTGTCCCGCGCGCACCCCGCGCACGGGAGAGCCGGCCCCCGAAACCCAACACGTGGAGGTTGCATGACCCGATCCCTTGCCAAGGGGTCCCTGCTCGCCCTGGGCCTGCTGGGCGCCGCCGCCGGCACGGCAGCGGCGCAGCAGCGGGCGTCCGGAGTGGGAGACATCCCCTTCCAGACGTACCAGCTGTCCAACGGGCTGAAGGTGATCCTGATCCCCGACCACAGCGCCCCGGTCACGGCCGTGGACCTGTGGTACAACGTGGGCTCGCGCAACGAGGTGCAGGGCCGCACCGGCTTCGCGCACCTGTTCGAGCACATGATGTTCGAGGGCTCGGCCAACGTGCCCAAGGGCCAGCACATGGCGCTGCTCCAGCAGGCCGGCTCCAGCAACTTCAACGGCACCACCAGCGAGGACCGCACCAACTACTACGAGGTGGTGCCCAGCAACCGCGTGAACCTGGCGCTGTGGCTGGAGGCCGACCGCATGCGCGCGCTGAACGTGAGCGAGGCCAACCTCACCAACCAGCGCTCGGTGGTGAAGGAGGAGAAGCGCATGCGGGTGGACAACGCCCCGTACGCCAACTCGCTGCGCAGCCTGCTCAGCGACGCCTCGTACGGGCAGAGCTGCTTCTCGTACGGCCACACCACCATCGGGTCGATGGAGGACCTGGACTCCGCGTCGCTGGGCGACGTGCAGGCGTTCTTCAAGCAGTACTACGCGCCCAACAACGCCACGCTCGCCATCTCCGGCGACTTCGACGACGCGCAGGTCCGGCAGCTCGTCCAGCAGTACTTCGGCGACATCCCCAGCGTGCCCACCCCGCCGGCGGTGACCTGCGAGCGGCCGTTCGCGCAGTTCCCCAGCACCAAGACGGTGCAGGACCCCAACGCCACGCTCCCGGCGTTCCTGGAGGCGTACGGCGCCGTGGCCTCGGGCTCGCCAGACAGCTACGCGCTGGAGCTGCTGGGCACCGTGCTGGCGGGCGGCCAGAGCTCGCGCCTGAACCAGCGGCTGGTGAAGACCGAGAAGGCCGCCACCTTCGTGCTGGGCGGCACCCTGCTGCGCCGCGGCCCCGGCCTGTTCGCGGTGTACGCGGGCGCCAACCAGGGCTACACGCCCCAGCAGCTGCAGGCCATCATCGACCAGGAGGTCGAGAAGATCCGCAACGAGGGGATCACCCCGGCCGAGCTGCAGCTCGCGAAGAACCAGAAGCGCGCCGAGACCATCCGCAGCCTGCAGACGGCCATCGGCCGCGCCGAGGCGATCCAGGAGTTCGCCCTGTTCCGCGGCGACCCGTCGCAGATCCGCACCGACCTGGACAAGTACATGGCCGTGACCACCGCCGACGTGCAGCGGGTGGCCCGGCAGTACCTGAACCCGAACAACCGGTCGGTGATCTACACCGTCCCCGCGCCCAAGAGCTGAGGAGAGACCCGTGAAGCCGTTGAACGCACGTCTCACCGCCGCCGGCCTGGTGGGCCTGCTGGGGGTCTGCGCCGGCCAAGCCGCCGCGCAGGCCACGCCCCCGGCCCCCCTGCCCGAGCGGCCCATGCAGTTCCCCGCCTTCCACGAGGCCACGCTGCCCAACGGGCTGCGCCTGGTGGTGGTCGAGAACCACGCCCGCCCCGTCGCCAGCGCCGACCTGTACGTGCGGGGCGGCTCGTCCGCCGACCCGGCCGGCAAGCAGGGCCTGGCCTCCATGACGGCCGGGCTGCTCAACAAGGGCACCCCCACCCGCAACGCCCAGCAGATCGCCGAGCGCATCGAGGGCGTGGGCGGATCGCTCAGCGCCAGCGCCGGCGACGACTGGATCGACGTCTCGGCCGACGTGCTCTCGGACCAGCTGCCCCTGGCGCTGGACCTGATGAGCGACGTGGCGCTCCACCCCGCCTTCGCCGCGAACGAGCTGGAGACCTCGCGCACGCAGCGCCTCTCCACGCTCCAGTCGTCGCTGGGCGAGCCCGGCACCGTGGCCGCGCGCGCCTTCGCGCGGCAGGTGTACGGCACGCACCCGTACGGCAGCGCGTCCGTGCCGGCCACCGTGCGCGCCATCACCCGCGACGACCTGGTGCGCTACCACGGCACGTACTTCCGCCCCGGCAACGCGCTGCTGGTCATCTCCGGCGACGTCACGCAGGCGCAGGCGATGTCGATGGCGCGCCAGTACTTCGGCTCGTGGACGGGCGGCGCCGCGCCGCGCACGGCCATGCCCGCCCCGCCGCAGCTCGCCCGCACGCAGATCTACCTCGTCCACCGGCCGGGCTCGGTGCAGTCCAACATCGTGGCGGGCAACCTGGCGCTGCGGCCGGAGAACCCGGACTACTACGCCGTGGCCGTGATGAGCCAGATTCTGGGCGGCGGCAGCTCGGGACGACTCTTCCAGATCCTGCGCCAGCAGCACGGCTGGACCTACGGCTCGTACAGCAACGTCTCGCGCCCGCGCGACGTGGGCGCCTTCCAGGCCACGGCCGAGGTGCGCACCGAGGTGACCGACAGCGCGCTGGCGGAGATGATGCGCCAGGTGCGCCGCATGCGCGACGAGCCCGTGCCCGCCGCCGAGCTGGCGTCGGTCAAGAGCTTCATGGTGGGCTCGTACCCGCTGCGCTTCGAGACGCCGGACCAGATCGCCAGCCGCCTGGCCACGGACCGCCTCCTCGGCCTCCCCGCGGATGCCATGCGCACGTACCGCGAGCACATCGCCGCCGTGACCGCGGCCGACGTGCAGCGCGTCGCGCAGAAGTACCTTCAGCCGGACCACATGGCCGTGGTGGTGGTCGGCGACGCCGGCCGCGTGCTCTCCAAGCTGGAGCCCATCGCCCCCGTCGTGCTGCTGGACGTGGAGGGCAGGCCGCTCGACCGCTCGGCGGTGGAGGTGCGGGCCAGCACGGACCGCTTCGACGGCTCGCGCCTGGCGCCGGCCACCTTCACCTACCAGGTGATGGTGCAGGGCAACGCGCTGGGCACCGCCACCGCTACCATCACCCAGGACGGCGCGGCCTGGCGGGCCACCTCGCAGCTCGGCATCGCGATGGCGGGCCTGAGCCAGGCCGACACGGTGTGGTTCGGCAACGACCTGGTCGCCAGCGCGTACAAGCTGCTGCAGACGCAGGGCCCCAACCAGATCTCGGCGGACCTGCGCCTGGCGAACGGCCGCATCACCGGCGCCACCAAGCTGCCCGCCGCCGCCGGCGGCGACCGCACGGTGGACCTGGCGGCGATACCGGGCACGCGCCTTCCGGGCATGGACGCCCTCATCCTCGCGGTGGCCGACCTGGCCGACGGGAAGACGATCACCTACCCGGCGTACGGCGTGCGCGCCAACGGCGTATCGAACGTCACCGTCAAGGTCGTAGGCTCCGAGAGCGTCACCACGCCCGCCGGCACGTTCGACACGTGGAAGATGGAGATGTCCGGCGGCGACGCGCCCGCCACGCTGTACGTGCGCAAGTCCCTGCCGCACGTGCTGGTGAAGCGCGAGGTGACCGGCCAGCCGATCTCCATCGTGCTCCAGTCGATGCAGTAAGCGGCTCGCCGCACCGTGCCCGCCGTTCGCTGCCGGGTACGAAAACAGAGGGCCCGCGTACGTTCGCGCGGGCCCTCTGTTTTTCTCTTCCGCATCGACAGACGTCTCGCCTCGCATCTGCCGTCCCGCCACGGATCGATGGACGCCCCGCCCGCCCGATCGTCTGTCCGTGAGCACGTCGGCGACTTGCGTCACCTTTGCCAACTCCGCGTGTCCGTCCGTGCTTCGGATGCGAACGGGCTCGGCTATTCGCCTAGAAGCACGAGATCGCTCGCGCCGTCCCT
The window above is part of the Longimicrobiaceae bacterium genome. Proteins encoded here:
- a CDS encoding pitrilysin family protein, translating into MTRSLAKGSLLALGLLGAAAGTAAAQQRASGVGDIPFQTYQLSNGLKVILIPDHSAPVTAVDLWYNVGSRNEVQGRTGFAHLFEHMMFEGSANVPKGQHMALLQQAGSSNFNGTTSEDRTNYYEVVPSNRVNLALWLEADRMRALNVSEANLTNQRSVVKEEKRMRVDNAPYANSLRSLLSDASYGQSCFSYGHTTIGSMEDLDSASLGDVQAFFKQYYAPNNATLAISGDFDDAQVRQLVQQYFGDIPSVPTPPAVTCERPFAQFPSTKTVQDPNATLPAFLEAYGAVASGSPDSYALELLGTVLAGGQSSRLNQRLVKTEKAATFVLGGTLLRRGPGLFAVYAGANQGYTPQQLQAIIDQEVEKIRNEGITPAELQLAKNQKRAETIRSLQTAIGRAEAIQEFALFRGDPSQIRTDLDKYMAVTTADVQRVARQYLNPNNRSVIYTVPAPKS
- a CDS encoding insulinase family protein, producing MKPLNARLTAAGLVGLLGVCAGQAAAQATPPAPLPERPMQFPAFHEATLPNGLRLVVVENHARPVASADLYVRGGSSADPAGKQGLASMTAGLLNKGTPTRNAQQIAERIEGVGGSLSASAGDDWIDVSADVLSDQLPLALDLMSDVALHPAFAANELETSRTQRLSTLQSSLGEPGTVAARAFARQVYGTHPYGSASVPATVRAITRDDLVRYHGTYFRPGNALLVISGDVTQAQAMSMARQYFGSWTGGAAPRTAMPAPPQLARTQIYLVHRPGSVQSNIVAGNLALRPENPDYYAVAVMSQILGGGSSGRLFQILRQQHGWTYGSYSNVSRPRDVGAFQATAEVRTEVTDSALAEMMRQVRRMRDEPVPAAELASVKSFMVGSYPLRFETPDQIASRLATDRLLGLPADAMRTYREHIAAVTAADVQRVAQKYLQPDHMAVVVVGDAGRVLSKLEPIAPVVLLDVEGRPLDRSAVEVRASTDRFDGSRLAPATFTYQVMVQGNALGTATATITQDGAAWRATSQLGIAMAGLSQADTVWFGNDLVASAYKLLQTQGPNQISADLRLANGRITGATKLPAAAGGDRTVDLAAIPGTRLPGMDALILAVADLADGKTITYPAYGVRANGVSNVTVKVVGSESVTTPAGTFDTWKMEMSGGDAPATLYVRKSLPHVLVKREVTGQPISIVLQSMQ